A portion of the Pseudoalteromonas galatheae genome contains these proteins:
- a CDS encoding DNA replication terminus site-binding protein has product MNKFNIRSTFDILNEHINQLCQELTEADIKKATFYELPDIKKQDEETAPTNITVKKIEGEKALSKCLDAYRDLYLNDRESGKLLQRFPGLLLVNDPKEVIKSRVNAVNLAKENFKNAILEISNNDARFEVVHSAVPNLMTLAAYRKIHSESEAPYSVRFTWMKKHATRVLSKELAMEMLNRSSLYSNPRMIDQEKWQQLVEQEKYRVSSLSENTKLRIRRPTRVTPEVNVRYTAQNRYHVSAALPFILFNPNPDTKLGELSHFTQKDDHPRKREYNFLVDRIYLEKFE; this is encoded by the coding sequence ATGAATAAATTTAATATACGTTCAACCTTCGACATTCTTAACGAACACATTAATCAGCTATGCCAGGAATTAACAGAAGCTGATATTAAAAAGGCAACTTTTTACGAACTACCAGATATAAAAAAACAAGATGAAGAAACCGCTCCAACAAATATAACTGTTAAAAAAATAGAAGGCGAAAAAGCACTCTCTAAATGTTTAGATGCTTATCGCGACCTCTATTTAAACGACCGAGAAAGCGGAAAGTTGTTGCAAAGGTTTCCTGGTCTTTTGTTAGTCAATGACCCTAAAGAAGTTATCAAGTCTAGGGTGAATGCAGTGAATCTTGCCAAAGAAAATTTTAAAAATGCTATTTTGGAAATTTCTAACAATGATGCCAGATTCGAAGTTGTTCATAGTGCAGTTCCTAACTTAATGACTTTAGCTGCCTATCGAAAAATACATAGCGAATCCGAAGCTCCCTATTCCGTTCGATTTACTTGGATGAAAAAACATGCAACCAGAGTTTTGAGTAAAGAACTTGCTATGGAGATGTTGAATCGCTCTTCACTTTATTCAAATCCAAGGATGATAGATCAGGAAAAGTGGCAACAACTTGTAGAACAAGAAAAATATAGAGTTTCTAGTCTATCAGAAAATACAAAACTCAGAATTAGAAGGCCAACTCGAGTAACACCTGAGGTGAATGTAAGATATACAGCTCAGAATCGCTATCATGTGAGTGCCGCACTTCCATTTATACTCTTTAACCCGAATCCAGACACTAAACTTGGAGAGCTAAGTCATTTTACACAAAAAGATGATCATCCAAGAAAGCGAGAGTACAACTTTCTAGTCGATAGAATTTATTTAGAGAAATTTGAATAA
- the ppsA gene encoding phosphoenolpyruvate synthase gives MQDYVLWYQELGMQDVPRVGGKNASLGEMISNLANAGVQVPGGFATTADAFNEFLEQSGLNEKIHSILDTLDVDDVNELAKVGTQIRQWVIDTPFQPELDKAIREAYSQLHGDASQDVSFAVRSSATAEDMPDASFAGQQETFLNVRGIDAVMVAIKHVFASLFNDRAISYRVHQGYDHRGVALSAGIQRMVRSDKASSGVMFSIDTESGFEDVVFVTSSYGLGEMVVQGAVNPDEFYVHKPTLAKAKPAVLKRNIGSKAIQMIYSSDESHGKQVEIVDVDSALSNQFSITDAEVEELAKQAVIIEKHYGRPMDIEWAKDGNDGKLYIVQARPETVRSNEDANVMERFQLKSKSEVIVEGRAIGHKIGSGVVKVLSSIDQMDSVKQGDVLVTDMTDPDWEPIMKRASAIVTNRGGRTCHAAIIARELGIPAVVGCGNATDLITNGDTVTVSCAEGDTGYIYKGELEFDVISSRIDSMPTIPMKIMMNVGNPDRAFDFAKLPHAGIGLARLEFIINRMIGIHPKALLHFDKQDAELQAEIKELIAGYESPVEFYISKLVEGISTLGAAFAPERVIVRMSDFKSNEYANLVGGQQYEPEEENPMIGFRGASRYISEDFRECFALECEAIKRVRNEMDLTNVEIMIPFVRTLEEAAQVIEILEAHGLKRGENGLKVIMMCELPSNCLLAEEFLEYFDGFSIGSNDLTQLTLGLDRDSGLIAHLFDERNPAIKKLLSMAIQTAKAKGKYVGICGQGPSDHEDFAAWLVEEGIDSVSLNPDTVLETWLYLAEKFNK, from the coding sequence GTGCAAGACTACGTTCTCTGGTATCAAGAGTTGGGTATGCAAGATGTACCTCGAGTTGGTGGTAAAAACGCTTCTCTAGGTGAAATGATATCTAACCTTGCTAACGCTGGTGTACAAGTACCTGGTGGATTCGCAACAACAGCTGATGCGTTTAATGAATTTCTTGAGCAGTCAGGCCTCAATGAAAAAATCCACTCAATCCTAGATACTCTCGATGTTGACGATGTCAACGAATTAGCCAAAGTCGGCACCCAAATTAGACAATGGGTTATCGATACACCATTCCAACCAGAATTAGATAAAGCAATCCGTGAGGCATATAGCCAGTTACACGGTGACGCAAGCCAAGATGTCTCCTTTGCTGTTCGTTCATCAGCAACAGCAGAAGATATGCCAGACGCCTCCTTCGCTGGCCAACAAGAAACTTTCCTAAACGTTCGTGGCATAGATGCCGTAATGGTCGCCATCAAGCATGTTTTTGCTTCGCTATTTAATGACCGTGCTATTTCTTATCGAGTACACCAGGGCTATGATCACAGAGGCGTCGCGCTTTCTGCCGGTATTCAGCGTATGGTGCGTTCAGACAAAGCATCGTCTGGTGTTATGTTCTCAATAGATACTGAATCAGGCTTCGAAGATGTTGTTTTTGTTACTTCTAGCTATGGTTTAGGTGAGATGGTAGTTCAGGGCGCAGTGAACCCAGATGAATTTTATGTTCATAAGCCAACTCTAGCAAAAGCAAAACCTGCAGTTCTTAAGAGAAATATAGGCTCAAAAGCAATCCAAATGATCTACTCAAGTGATGAGTCTCACGGAAAGCAAGTTGAGATTGTTGATGTAGACTCAGCACTATCTAACCAATTCTCGATTACAGACGCAGAAGTAGAAGAATTAGCAAAACAAGCTGTTATTATCGAAAAGCACTACGGTCGTCCAATGGATATCGAATGGGCGAAGGATGGTAATGACGGTAAGCTTTATATCGTTCAAGCCCGTCCAGAAACCGTTCGTTCAAACGAAGATGCGAACGTAATGGAGCGCTTCCAGCTAAAGTCAAAGTCTGAAGTTATTGTTGAAGGTCGTGCAATCGGTCATAAGATTGGTTCAGGCGTAGTTAAAGTCCTGTCTTCAATTGATCAAATGGACTCGGTAAAGCAAGGCGATGTACTTGTTACTGATATGACGGATCCTGATTGGGAACCTATCATGAAGCGTGCCTCTGCTATCGTAACGAATCGTGGTGGTCGTACTTGTCACGCAGCAATCATTGCTCGTGAGCTAGGGATCCCAGCAGTAGTTGGGTGTGGTAACGCAACCGATTTGATCACTAATGGCGACACGGTAACAGTATCATGTGCAGAGGGCGATACAGGTTATATCTATAAAGGTGAACTTGAATTCGATGTTATTTCTTCTCGCATCGATTCAATGCCAACTATTCCGATGAAGATAATGATGAACGTAGGTAACCCAGATCGCGCATTTGATTTTGCGAAGTTACCACATGCAGGTATCGGTCTTGCGCGTCTTGAATTTATCATCAACCGTATGATTGGTATTCACCCTAAAGCACTACTTCATTTTGATAAGCAAGATGCAGAGCTACAGGCTGAAATTAAAGAGCTAATCGCAGGATATGAATCACCAGTAGAGTTCTATATCAGCAAGCTAGTTGAAGGTATTTCTACGCTAGGTGCGGCATTTGCTCCGGAGCGTGTAATCGTTCGCATGTCTGACTTTAAGTCAAACGAGTATGCAAACTTGGTTGGCGGTCAGCAGTATGAGCCTGAAGAAGAAAACCCAATGATTGGTTTCCGCGGCGCATCCCGTTACATTTCCGAAGACTTTAGAGAGTGTTTTGCATTAGAGTGTGAAGCTATCAAACGTGTTCGTAATGAGATGGATTTAACTAACGTTGAAATCATGATCCCATTCGTTCGTACCCTAGAAGAAGCAGCTCAAGTTATTGAAATTCTTGAAGCTCATGGTCTAAAACGCGGCGAGAATGGTCTAAAAGTCATCATGATGTGTGAACTGCCATCAAACTGCCTGCTTGCTGAAGAATTTTTAGAATATTTCGATGGCTTCTCGATAGGTTCAAATGACCTTACCCAATTAACACTTGGTCTGGACCGCGATTCTGGCCTTATTGCACATTTATTTGATGAGCGAAACCCGGCTATCAAAAAACTGCTTTCAATGGCAATTCAAACCGCTAAGGCGAAGGGCAAATATGTAGGTATTTGTGGTCAAGGCCCATCGGATCATGAAGATTTCGCAGCTTGGTTAGTTGAAGAAGGAATTGATTCTGTCTCACTTAACCCTGATACAGTACTTGAAACGTGGCTTTATCTAGCTGAGAAGTTTAATAAATAA
- a CDS encoding HD domain-containing phosphohydrolase: MEFDEQSTTAGEAIRILCLDDETNVIRSLNRLFRQNGIHAELCNDPQQALSLVRASSFEVVISDMRMPEMDGATFLHEVKSICPDTQRILLTGYSDLSSTIKAINESGIHAYIQKPWDNDILVHTVRECSEKYRLKRLNKKLNKEIVQKNEQLTELNENLEGLVQKRTAQIRKVLSQLEQANQKERKEHRATVELLYNFLNANPFIDGKKAKNIAKLCRIIAKKLALSNEVAETAMMSGYLAEVGLLAMDPEIYKSPIRKLSEAQKKIYYTHPSIAQLMLMPAQHLSDVAEAIYHQFEKFNGQGIPKGLKGKEIPLGSQILAVARDYYDNLYSTNGSDNERADLALDLIRTYRGSFYSPEIVDILEQAVNNNELGQDQVGSVDILTTEKLKPGLTLGLALHSNQGILLLPKGHTFTDKSIEKLKQLEAQRPIPFRIMIKR, translated from the coding sequence TTGGAATTTGACGAGCAATCGACGACTGCAGGTGAAGCAATACGTATACTTTGTCTTGATGATGAAACGAACGTGATCCGTTCGCTCAATCGATTATTTCGTCAAAATGGAATACACGCAGAGCTCTGCAATGATCCACAACAAGCCTTGTCACTTGTGCGAGCATCCTCTTTTGAGGTTGTTATTAGTGATATGCGGATGCCCGAAATGGATGGTGCTACTTTCTTACACGAGGTGAAGAGTATTTGCCCAGATACACAAAGGATATTACTTACCGGATATTCTGATCTCTCATCAACAATTAAAGCGATTAACGAAAGTGGGATCCATGCATACATTCAAAAGCCTTGGGATAACGATATACTCGTACATACGGTAAGAGAGTGTTCAGAGAAATACAGATTAAAAAGATTAAATAAGAAGCTTAATAAAGAGATAGTACAAAAAAATGAGCAACTAACAGAACTAAATGAAAACCTGGAAGGATTAGTACAAAAACGGACAGCGCAGATCCGTAAAGTATTAAGTCAATTAGAGCAAGCTAACCAAAAAGAACGTAAAGAACATCGAGCGACCGTAGAGTTGCTATATAATTTTCTGAATGCGAATCCTTTTATTGATGGGAAAAAAGCAAAAAATATAGCCAAGTTATGTAGAATCATAGCCAAGAAGTTAGCGCTCTCAAATGAAGTAGCTGAAACGGCCATGATGTCGGGATATTTAGCTGAAGTTGGCTTACTTGCTATGGATCCTGAAATTTATAAATCACCAATAAGAAAGCTAAGCGAAGCACAAAAGAAAATCTATTATACACACCCTTCCATTGCACAGCTTATGTTGATGCCGGCGCAGCACTTATCTGATGTAGCTGAAGCGATTTATCATCAGTTTGAAAAGTTCAATGGCCAAGGTATCCCTAAAGGGCTTAAAGGTAAAGAAATTCCTTTGGGCTCACAAATACTTGCAGTCGCTAGAGATTATTATGACAATTTATATAGCACGAATGGTTCTGATAACGAGAGAGCTGATTTAGCACTAGACCTTATTCGAACCTATAGGGGAAGCTTTTATTCCCCTGAAATTGTTGATATTTTGGAGCAAGCAGTAAATAACAACGAGTTAGGCCAAGATCAAGTCGGCTCGGTTGATATCTTGACCACCGAAAAGCTCAAACCTGGCTTGACATTGGGCTTAGCACTTCACAGCAATCAAGGAATTTTATTATTACCAAAAGGGCACACCTTTACCGATAAGTCTATTGAAAAACTTAAGCAGCTTGAAGCGCAGCGTCCAATACCTTTTCGAATTATGATTAAGCGATAA
- the ppsR gene encoding posphoenolpyruvate synthetase regulatory kinase/phosphorylase PpsR, whose product MRTAFYISDGTAITSEVFGHATLSMFPVEFNHQTIPFVETTKKANEIKKLIDSVAESSGEKPLVFFTFVNPELSDIILSSQGVCYDFLSYASEIVKRELKVQPVPKMHRTHSIHESSYDFRIDAVNYALANDDGANIKDYDEADIILVGVSRSGKTPTSLYLALQYGIKAANYPMTEDDLESGRLPKCLDKYKGKLFGLTIEPERLAAIRQERMANSKYASIRQCRIEVKEVEMLFKKNKTPYLNSTRYSVEEISAKIISETGLKRHKY is encoded by the coding sequence ATGAGAACAGCATTTTATATTTCCGATGGCACCGCTATCACCTCTGAAGTGTTTGGTCACGCAACGCTTTCAATGTTCCCTGTAGAATTTAATCACCAAACGATACCGTTTGTAGAGACAACAAAAAAAGCAAATGAAATCAAAAAATTAATAGACTCTGTCGCTGAAAGTTCAGGTGAGAAGCCGTTGGTGTTTTTTACATTCGTTAATCCAGAATTGTCCGATATTATTTTATCGTCGCAAGGGGTTTGTTACGACTTTTTATCTTATGCGAGCGAAATAGTAAAAAGAGAGCTAAAAGTTCAGCCGGTGCCCAAAATGCACCGCACGCATAGCATTCACGAATCTTCTTATGATTTTAGAATAGATGCAGTTAACTACGCACTTGCAAATGATGACGGCGCAAATATTAAAGATTATGACGAGGCAGACATCATATTGGTAGGTGTCAGCCGCAGCGGTAAAACGCCAACTAGCTTATATTTAGCATTGCAATATGGGATCAAAGCCGCGAATTACCCAATGACGGAAGATGATTTAGAAAGTGGAAGACTACCTAAATGTTTGGATAAATATAAAGGTAAGCTGTTTGGTTTAACCATAGAGCCAGAAAGGTTAGCTGCAATAAGGCAGGAGAGGATGGCAAACTCAAAGTACGCATCAATCAGACAATGCCGTATTGAAGTCAAAGAAGTTGAGATGCTATTTAAAAAGAATAAAACGCCTTACTTGAACAGCACACGTTATTCCGTTGAGGAAATATCAGCAAAGATTATTTCTGAAACAGGTCTAAAGCGCCATAAGTACTAA
- a CDS encoding YbaN family protein — MKIIYDLAGIVFCILALIFFVVPGPSIIFLLAALVCFSMNHDGAKKHLKNVQRLFKLGCEKLDRTFQK, encoded by the coding sequence ATGAAAATTATTTACGACCTCGCTGGTATCGTGTTTTGCATTCTAGCATTGATCTTCTTTGTTGTGCCCGGTCCATCGATTATCTTTTTACTTGCGGCACTTGTGTGCTTTTCAATGAATCATGATGGTGCGAAGAAGCACCTAAAAAATGTGCAGCGTTTGTTTAAGCTTGGCTGCGAAAAGTTAGATAGGACATTTCAGAAATGA
- the ydiJ gene encoding D-2-hydroxyglutarate dehydrogenase YdiJ, with translation MIANISQQDSANELINLYQSKLIDAGFSGDIDSSYATRLVTSTDNSIYQEIPQAVLFPRTNRDVQLALEIAQQDPFLSLTFGPRGGGTGTNGQSLTPGIVIDLSRHMREILEINEQEGWVRVQAGVIKDQLNDFLKPYGYFFSPDLSTSNRATIGGMVNTDASGQGSLVYGKTSDHVLGLKTFLVDGTELNTSKLAIDKAELLAEQNSKTSHIYANVIEICRNNRALILEKFPRLNRFLTGYDLENVFDDSLTTFDLSRIITGSEGSLGVVTEAKLNLTPIQPFKTLINIKYDSFESALRNSPFLVSANATSVETVDSKVLGLAKEDIIWHSVSDLIQDVPGVEMQGLNMVEFNGESEDEISSKVDSLCQRLDQLIANKEAGVIGYQLTNDKADILKIYAMRKKSVGLLGNAKGNKKPLAFAEDTAVPPENLADFIIEFRELLDSYQLDYGMFGHVDAGVLHVRPALDMCDPEQEKLLRVISDKVVALTAKYRGLMWGEHGKGYRSEYGPEFFGEQLFNELRKIKSLFDKNNRLNPGKICTPLDSGDQLVSVDAQKRAWFDRTIPTEVKVNYEAPINCNGNGLCFNYDDKSPMCPSYKVTKDRRNSPKGRAGLFKEWLRLQNNKGVDLIATEKQLINHENDTTWWERFLNTRKKSEYDFSHEVKASMDECLACKACTTACPIKVDVPTFRAKFLNFYYSRYNRPLKDYLVANIERALPTMAKFPNVVNALQSNKISNFFVERLIGYVDSPALSKMQLNKLVPNKYFYSEGRFEKLSDEEQQSVVFVVQDPFTSFYEAELVSDFVQVISKLGFYPLVLPFKPNGKPQHVKGFLKEFKSTASSAAQFLNTISEYNRPLVGLDASLVMCYRDEYNDILKKSRGNFKVQLAHEWLSTVEIPTAATISPSKFTLISHCTETTAMPESKGVWQGIFNKLNSNLEAVNTGCCGMAGTYGHETQNQENSRALYESSWQHHIDNTALDEVLVTGFSCRCQVKRFKGIKPKHPLQALNKMLD, from the coding sequence ATGATCGCAAATATTAGTCAGCAGGATTCTGCAAACGAACTTATCAACCTCTATCAAAGCAAACTAATTGATGCAGGTTTTAGTGGAGACATTGATTCGAGTTATGCAACTCGCCTTGTTACATCAACCGACAATAGTATCTATCAAGAAATCCCTCAAGCTGTATTGTTTCCTAGAACAAATCGAGACGTACAGCTTGCGCTGGAAATCGCCCAACAAGACCCGTTTTTATCTCTTACCTTTGGTCCGAGAGGAGGAGGAACTGGTACTAATGGTCAATCACTTACTCCAGGTATCGTGATAGATCTTTCGAGGCACATGAGAGAAATTCTTGAGATCAATGAACAAGAAGGTTGGGTTCGAGTTCAAGCGGGTGTAATCAAAGATCAGCTTAATGACTTTTTAAAACCTTACGGTTATTTCTTTTCTCCAGATCTCTCCACCAGTAACCGAGCAACAATTGGTGGTATGGTAAATACTGATGCGTCGGGTCAAGGCTCTCTCGTTTATGGTAAAACAAGCGATCATGTACTTGGGTTAAAAACCTTTTTGGTGGACGGTACAGAACTAAATACCTCAAAGTTAGCAATTGACAAAGCGGAGTTACTAGCTGAGCAAAACTCAAAGACTTCTCACATTTATGCGAATGTCATCGAGATCTGTCGAAACAATCGAGCACTTATACTTGAAAAATTTCCAAGACTAAACCGCTTTTTAACGGGTTATGACCTCGAAAATGTATTCGACGATTCACTAACCACTTTTGACTTGTCTCGAATTATTACGGGCTCTGAAGGTTCGCTTGGTGTTGTCACCGAAGCAAAACTCAATTTAACGCCAATTCAGCCATTTAAAACTTTGATCAATATTAAGTATGATTCATTTGAATCTGCACTCAGAAACAGTCCTTTCTTGGTTTCCGCTAATGCAACTTCGGTCGAAACCGTTGACAGTAAAGTCTTAGGTCTTGCCAAAGAAGACATCATTTGGCACTCAGTATCGGACTTAATTCAAGATGTACCCGGTGTTGAGATGCAAGGTCTTAACATGGTTGAGTTTAATGGTGAATCAGAAGATGAAATTTCATCTAAAGTCGATAGCTTATGTCAACGATTGGATCAGCTTATTGCGAACAAAGAAGCAGGTGTTATTGGCTATCAACTTACCAATGATAAGGCGGATATCCTTAAGATTTATGCGATGCGTAAAAAGTCGGTTGGCTTATTGGGTAACGCCAAGGGCAATAAAAAGCCACTTGCTTTTGCTGAAGATACAGCCGTTCCACCTGAAAACCTTGCTGATTTTATCATTGAGTTTAGAGAGTTACTTGATAGTTATCAATTAGATTATGGTATGTTTGGTCATGTTGACGCCGGTGTTTTACACGTACGCCCAGCGCTTGATATGTGCGATCCTGAACAGGAAAAACTACTACGTGTGATCTCAGATAAGGTAGTGGCGTTAACCGCAAAATACCGAGGACTAATGTGGGGTGAGCATGGAAAAGGTTACCGAAGTGAATACGGACCTGAGTTTTTCGGTGAGCAACTATTTAATGAACTTCGTAAAATTAAAAGCTTGTTTGATAAAAACAATCGCTTAAATCCTGGAAAAATTTGTACACCACTGGATTCAGGTGACCAATTAGTGTCAGTCGATGCGCAGAAAAGAGCTTGGTTTGACCGAACAATCCCAACTGAAGTAAAAGTAAACTACGAAGCACCGATCAATTGTAATGGTAATGGACTTTGCTTTAATTATGATGATAAATCACCAATGTGCCCATCGTACAAGGTCACCAAAGATCGCAGAAACTCTCCAAAAGGACGTGCAGGCTTATTCAAAGAGTGGTTAAGACTCCAAAACAATAAAGGGGTTGATTTGATTGCGACAGAAAAACAATTAATCAACCATGAAAATGACACTACTTGGTGGGAGCGCTTTCTAAATACCCGTAAGAAAAGCGAATATGACTTTTCCCATGAAGTTAAAGCATCAATGGATGAATGTTTAGCCTGTAAAGCGTGCACAACGGCATGCCCAATAAAAGTTGATGTTCCTACGTTTCGCGCTAAGTTTTTAAACTTTTACTACAGTCGTTACAATCGACCACTTAAAGACTACCTAGTTGCGAACATTGAACGTGCACTACCTACTATGGCCAAGTTCCCAAATGTAGTTAACGCCCTACAAAGTAACAAAATATCAAACTTTTTCGTTGAACGGCTAATTGGCTATGTTGACTCGCCGGCACTAAGTAAGATGCAGCTTAACAAGTTAGTGCCGAACAAATATTTCTATTCAGAGGGCCGTTTCGAAAAGTTAAGCGATGAAGAACAGCAAAGCGTAGTATTTGTTGTTCAAGACCCCTTTACGAGTTTCTATGAAGCGGAATTAGTATCGGACTTTGTGCAAGTTATATCAAAGCTTGGGTTTTATCCACTCGTGTTACCATTTAAACCAAACGGTAAACCACAACACGTTAAAGGTTTTTTAAAGGAATTTAAATCGACCGCGAGCAGCGCTGCACAGTTTTTGAATACAATCAGTGAATATAACAGGCCTCTAGTTGGGCTCGATGCTTCTTTGGTGATGTGCTATCGCGATGAATATAATGATATCCTAAAAAAGAGTAGGGGTAACTTTAAAGTACAATTGGCGCATGAATGGCTTTCAACTGTTGAAATCCCGACGGCTGCGACAATCAGTCCGTCAAAATTTACGTTAATAAGCCACTGTACAGAAACAACAGCAATGCCTGAATCAAAAGGTGTTTGGCAAGGCATTTTTAATAAATTGAACTCTAATTTAGAAGCGGTTAATACCGGATGTTGTGGCATGGCGGGAACTTATGGCCACGAAACGCAAAACCAAGAAAATTCAAGAGCGCTCTATGAATCCTCTTGGCAGCATCATATTGATAACACCGCTCTAGATGAAGTATTAGTGACAGGTTTCTCTTGTCGCTGTCAGGTTAAACGCTTTAAGGGAATAAAACCAAAGCACCCACTTCAAGCACTTAACAAAATGTTAGATTAA
- a CDS encoding class II 3-deoxy-7-phosphoheptulonate synthase, whose translation MANWSPNSWRDKPILQQPEYPNSEKLKSVEKELNSAPPLVFAEETRSLYKSLADVCEGKAFILQGGDCAESFSDFSAANIRDTFKTLLQMAVVLTYGGKCPVVKIARMAGQYAKPRSSDFETIEGVSLPSYRGDIVNSFEFTEEARIPDPDRLMKAYHQSAATLNLLRAFAQGGLADLHQVNRWNMSFVAANPLKDKFQQLAERIQEALEFMEVCGIDSTVAPSLKETPLYTSHEALLLGYEEALTRRDHLSGDWYDCSAHFVWIGERTRQLDHAHIEFFRGIKNPIGVKVGPGMQEDELIKLVDALNPDNIPGRLTLITRMGADVLPEKLPKLVRRIQEEGRKVIWTSDPMHGNTEKATTGYKTRSFNNILREISQFFAVHKAEGSYPGGVHLEMTGQHVTECVGGAYGLSDEDLSQRYRTQCDPRLNADQVLELGFLVADLLKDARKTV comes from the coding sequence ATGGCTAATTGGAGCCCAAATAGCTGGAGAGATAAACCTATCTTACAGCAACCTGAATACCCAAATTCAGAGAAGTTAAAATCAGTTGAAAAAGAACTAAATTCAGCACCGCCGCTCGTTTTTGCAGAAGAGACGCGAAGCTTGTATAAAAGCCTAGCAGATGTTTGCGAAGGTAAAGCTTTTATATTGCAAGGTGGTGATTGCGCAGAATCGTTTTCAGATTTTAGTGCCGCTAATATTCGTGATACGTTCAAGACACTTTTGCAAATGGCTGTCGTATTAACATATGGCGGTAAATGCCCGGTAGTTAAGATTGCTCGAATGGCAGGGCAATATGCTAAGCCCCGTTCTTCAGATTTCGAGACTATTGAAGGTGTTTCTTTACCTTCATATCGTGGTGATATCGTTAATAGTTTTGAGTTTACGGAAGAAGCACGTATCCCAGATCCTGATAGATTGATGAAAGCATATCACCAGTCTGCAGCAACACTTAACCTACTTCGCGCGTTTGCACAGGGTGGTCTTGCAGATCTGCATCAGGTAAATCGCTGGAATATGAGTTTCGTAGCTGCAAATCCGTTAAAAGACAAATTTCAACAACTCGCGGAGCGTATTCAAGAAGCACTTGAGTTTATGGAAGTTTGTGGCATTGATTCAACAGTAGCACCAAGCCTGAAGGAAACTCCGCTTTATACCTCACACGAAGCGCTATTGTTAGGTTATGAAGAAGCCTTAACTAGACGAGACCACTTATCTGGGGACTGGTACGATTGTTCTGCTCACTTTGTTTGGATTGGTGAACGTACTCGTCAATTAGATCACGCTCATATCGAATTTTTCCGTGGTATTAAAAACCCTATTGGCGTAAAGGTTGGCCCTGGGATGCAAGAAGATGAGTTAATTAAACTTGTCGATGCGCTTAACCCTGATAATATTCCTGGTCGTCTAACACTTATCACACGCATGGGTGCAGATGTGCTGCCGGAAAAGCTGCCTAAATTAGTTCGTAGAATTCAAGAAGAAGGCCGCAAAGTTATTTGGACTTCGGATCCGATGCACGGAAACACTGAAAAAGCGACGACTGGATATAAGACACGTAGTTTTAACAATATCCTGAGAGAAATCAGTCAGTTCTTCGCAGTGCATAAAGCTGAGGGTAGCTATCCTGGTGGTGTGCACTTAGAAATGACAGGGCAACACGTCACTGAATGTGTTGGCGGTGCCTACGGTCTATCAGACGAGGACTTATCTCAGCGTTACCGCACCCAGTGTGATCCGCGTCTAAACGCAGACCAAGTTTTAGAGCTAGGCTTTTTAGTTGCAGATCTACTTAAAGATGCTCGCAAAACAGTATAA